CAAAAAAGAAGTACATAAATGAATAAAgtaagggaaaaaaagaaagaaacagaaacaGAAAATATAATTACGATGGTGATAATGATAACATAAGCAATATCtttaaccaatatatatatacaaattaacatCTAATTTCTGTTACATATACTTACAAGTAGCACGTGAATTCTGGGTTTGCTtgtaacaaaaaagaaaagtagaGTATAATAcgattattatatataaatttttaggaACGAGAAGAGATCCGAATTGTGCTCAATATAGGAACACTTGCTATAAACAGATATATAGGGGTTTGAATTGAGGAAGGAAAGAAGCTTCATCCTTACAGTTGCTGCCAAGCTGTGTTACCGTTTACTACCTACCTATTACTACccctttgggtttttttttaactgTAGGCCAAAACAAAAGCATGCAAAacctattcttatttttaatttaaaatccgtaatttttaaaataaaaatatgtacgtataattgtttagttttaataaaatatccttaatttaatttattattttatttctttgactGCGAATCTAATCACACGATCTTATAATAAGAACAAGAGATCTTTCTCGATCAATCCATTTGCCCCTCATTCTTCGAAAATCAGAAAGATccttttcaagtttaaatttactCATTTGAAATCTGGGTTCTTctacttcatttttatttacttatttattattttgattatttttttcccCTCGTATAACCCCGCAATTGAGATAGTAATTTAATaatggagaagaaaaaaagagataCCCCTTGGCATCTTCTAAACTGATCAGATTCTGATAGACAAAAAGTCTGACAACTTCTGCAGTCAAATAAGTCAAAGGAAGGAAAAGTCGCTATTTCGGCTGCTCCATGCAAAGTGGGTTTTAACATGATTTGGGGAGATTGAAAGGCACGGACCAATGGTTGAATAGGTTTTGAAAGGAATCTATTTTTGTTTACAAAATCAAGGCACGCGCCAGTGACTTCAATTTGGATTTAACATTTTACTTTCTCTTTCAATTCTTCaatcattcaattatttaaattttaataaattttatatttatttacccTTACTACTTAATTTGATCTTTCaactataactaaaatattaatttaaaatgtttagacttttcaacaaaaatccaaaattattagaaaattcaaaaaatatatatgaaattcataatttatttttctagaattataaaaaattaagattaaagttgtgtgaaaaaaataaaaattcataagagatcttatttttataattaaaaaaaaaatacatggaaTCCCATTGTCTAGCTGCAAATCTTTGTGCTGTATGGTCCTTTTGTTCTGTTTCACTTGatgaaaaacaaagttttctGCTCCTCGTTTTAAGGGTAAGTTGAAAATGGTGAATATGACTAAAAACAATTGAGACCTCGTCTGTATTGAAAAGaatgttttaatgttaaaatgtaAGGTTTACTATCATCACAAGTATTatgagaatgaaaaagaaattcagTTTATACCATACTATATATGCCAGCTTTAAAGTTTATACTTGCTTATTAATGAAGTGATTTCATGACCCATTGATGTCCAAAATAATTTTCCAACATTCATAATTTATACTATTGCAATTGGGAAGCCAGATTTCACATGGTAGAGTTGGAGAGTGATTGTTCTACTACTATAGATCTCCTCATGTGTAACAACAATGGTCGTGAAGCTCGACATACATTGGATGAAGTTGAAAGGCAATGTAATAGAGATTAACAAGGCAGGTTCAAGCATATTTTCAAAGAGATAAATAAGGTTGTGGATCATATAATAAAGATTACCAATACTTATGACTCTATCTTCATAGATTTAGGCAACCGCCCATGAATATCTGCAAATTGTTATTAGATGATCTTAATAGTGTTGCGCACACTGCAGTTTGTGATgttgaatttttaagtttatcaaAGCTTGACCCTCACTTCCACACGAAAAAAAGGTGTATCCATAtctcttaattatttattaagagttgtgattattaaaagaataccaaattgaatagacatgtttattactaaaataaatttgtgtttGTATGAATGGATGAGAAGTTTTTCATAAATaggatttaaaatttatttggattGACACACTAAAAGACACtagaaaaaaatatggagacaatttattttattctcccTCATATTCAATGGTTATTCTacaaaattttggtaaaaaacaCTCTAGTCtctctcaaatttaaaattgagtaaattagtcaCTCTCAAGAAATTGGAGCAATTATTGATCTctgttaattttgaaagtgagcaaTTAATCATGGCATTAATGTCTTTTATTAATCATGACAAATTTATCCCttgatgtttacatattttgttaatttagtcttaattctaaaaatccGATAAATTTAGCTaaacatttacacatttataaaaatattgcagactaaatttgttaaatcatgaccaaattgatagaatgtgtaaattataatagctcaatttattattatcccAATCAAACTTATGTAAAATTGACGGAAAAACATTAACATTATGATTAATTATCCTTTATTGCCCACTCTCAAAACCGACAATGACTAAATTACTTAGATTTTTGAAAGGGTTCAATTTgctcaatataaaaattgagaGGGACTGGAGAGGTCttttatccaaattttttataaaattgatattcttATTATACACTACTCAATGAATTATTTTCATATGcacaaaacacatataattattaGGCTTCATTGTATTATCaagctttatttattaataaatttttatataccaACATATGATAGAAGCGAATAAAatcttaaagaaaataaaatatttatattttccgAAGCCTTTACTAATCACTCACAAACCAACAAAAACATTTGTTGAAGTTAAAAATGCCTAGTAAAGTTATCATCTTTGGTTAGTGCCTTTATAGTAATCCACTATTGATGTTGACCAGAGTTAAATTGCACAAACGTAGCTATGTCTACTACCTCTTTTGGCATTGCAGTCACATGCAGGTTATGTTCACAACACTGGAACTGGTAGCTTGTCGCGATTTTCTCAATTGAAAGATCCCATATgagtaaaataaatgtttaaaaatagtaattcaaaaaaaaataaactataaaaatagttatttttgtttgtttcagattacattttaatcacttaggtttgaaatgttacgttttagtcacttacgttatcgttttgtaacaagtggtcactctactgttaaactccgttacctccctaatggCAATCCTACGTGAcagtccaaatgagttttaaatatcaGCTTAGATGTCGAGTTGCTGggataaaaatatgtttttaattaaataaatttaatttgaactaCCACGTAAGACaaccaagttggcatttaaaacctatttggATTGTCACGTAGAAGCATTGTaagggaggtaacggagcttaacggtagagtggctatttcgtaacaaaacgataacgtaagtgactgaaacataataattcaaacataaaaagttaaaatgtaatctaaaacaaacaaaaataactattttttataatttacctttcaaaaaatgagtttaaaaatagaatgttaGGTTGGTAGTAAAATTGCAACCAAATAAGTAACTACCTCGAACGATTAGTAGTTGTAGCAAATACGCACTCCATTATAGCAGGAAATTATGACTCAAATTTGGAAGTTAAATTCAAAGTTGCGACTTTCACTACGAGGGTGGTGTGAATTTTATACGGTTGGAGTGTCATTTTAACACCTTATTGATACTTGTTCAAAAAATAACGTCAAATATATGCCGGAACGAAAGAGATACTTCTACCCTTTCAAACTCACCTTTCGCTGCgtgtttaatattaaaatttacttagaataatagttaaaattttcatttagcaTTTAGATGATATgggtttaaactttaaaccatctcatttcttttctctttcttagGTAACATTTGATACAACAAAAAGTAATCactttcttgaaaatttaaccAGTTGGATAGTAATTCTAATGTTAggtatatcaaattttatttatttatttattgaaatctAAATTTTCCTTAAGAGTTACTTTCTCATGAATATGATAATGTGATTCTTATGATAAAAGgtgaaaaattattttccaatgtagattgaaaagttaaaataaatatattaagatGGAATTAATTCTATTTGATATTGGTTTAGGATATTAGTCTATTGAtaaaggtaaaagaaaaaaaagctatTGCCTCCTTCCTacatcttttttttctcttacttCAATAAATTCACAAGTTTTattcctatattttattttattttattttatttttctagctataaatttgatttaccatttgtatttgtataaatatttttttgtagaaTATGAGTATAATTGTTCCATTTAAGTTGTGTCAAAATCGTGAGTTAGATCGcttatggttttatattattatgatttaattatttgtagttTTCTTTATATATAGCAATACTtagaatcaatttttttatatatattcttatagGTTAATgtgatttcaaatattttcttaaatttattccaagacatgttttatatatatatatatatatatgattttatatatgcattattatatttagaaaatatatgcaagacaaatttgaaacaattttactttctattaaaattataaattaaaaataatttaaaattatcaattaaatttgattattaaatatttaatccaaatatttgttaagaataaagtttattataaaatttaaaacatgaatattaccttttatttaataaggttaaattcataaattattattatattattagaaaaatACTAAACGAACCAAATATGATAATGTAACTTTcttatgattttaatcaatacaTTTTAATGTATACCAAacgttataaaataaattttccgaCAATTACATtccaaaaatcataatataaaaagCACAAACGCTacattaataattctttttaaatagtAGTTATCTCACTTGTAAATTGATGTAGGAAAAGGGGTTGtccaaatttaaatttggaCATGATGTGAACAAAAACTTAATCAACATAAGTCATTTATCAAGAATGTAATGTGTGTTTGGcagtaagaaaagaaaatcacaaattcatcCTCCAAATTCTTTCCCAAATCTCTTTTTCCCCTGCTTTTTAGCCCTTTATTCTTCAAACTTTTTGTCATGCAAATCCTTCTAAAATCTAAACCCGTTACTGCATTTACCCCATTTTCGTCTGCATCACATTGTCTTTACTCACAATGGGGGCATGCTCCAATTATCCCTTCTAAAATCTAAACCCCTTCCTGCCCCTTTACGTCTGCATCACATTGTCTTTACTCACAGTGGGGGCATGCTCCAATTATCCAAAGTTCCAAAACTGAAACAGCAAAAGGAGCTTTCTtttttatcatcatcatcatcaaggCGCAGGTAAATGCTACTTTTCTCttcataaaggaaaagaaaaaaaggtgaTAGCAAAGAATGCATGAGCTTTCTGATATCACGAGCAAAGTAACCCATTAAAAAGCTTGCGCCCCTTCCAATTCTTCTTTTCCATCATTAAGTAGTGTCAGAACAGTTTGCCCCCTTATGCATGTCAAAACCTGAAACAATAAACTTCACCTTTTCTAACCTTTCTTATCTTTCTTACTTGGGTGGAGGTACCAGAAACCCACCTCATCATTCtcaattatatacattttaactcatatttttctatatttatgtccctccttttgaaggaaaaaaaaggagtGGGACATGGGATCTTTTTACTTCTCTTCTCACAAAGGTCTAATCCCCATCATTTTCGTACATAAGAACTACAAACTAGTAAACAGAACTTGTTATACTGAACCTTATTGTATTCCCATCTTTGTAATGATAACGACTATAAGTTGATGacatttaatttctaaaattggCCTTCTAGCAACCATTATTCTTCACATTTGAGTTTGTCCATGGCTCTAAAATAGGCATCTAATTATTCAACAGTAAAAGTCAACTTCTCCTACCCTGAAAGAAATCAAAACTGTCATTCTGCTAAAGCTTAATTGTGAGATCAGAAAACTATTTTGTACTTCCGAATCAATCTCCAATGGtcaataattatgattttatgtatggttatttcttcaattttaggtggaaagtataataaaaatatttacgttAACATATGCTTTTAAGTTTaggtaattttatacatttggaatttagtacttttacttttatttgtagGAATTTAATCCCttgctttttaattttaaaaagtaagtCAAATTGTTAACACggttaaaattcttttattaagtttaaatttattaaaatattatttttgttagatAGCTACCAAATGAGtagtttaaacaaaaacaaaatatacaaaggacattaatataattaatagatattatttttaaaccaatttatttaaaaaatacaaatatacaaaacaaatatactatACCAAGAGAAATATCCCATTCCAGCCTAAAGAGCTCAATGGCCGACTCCATCCCATCATCAGACTTTCACCTATTTATTAGTTTATCATCCAGGCAATAATATTACATTCTGAACAACTAAAATCCAAaaagttgttaaaattttccaatCAATTGATTGAAAAAGATCGCAAAAATAAAGGTCAATTGTACCAGGATGAAAGTACTAACCTAGGAGGTTAAAGATTCAAGGCTCGAGATTTATAACTTATCTCCAGTATACAGCATCCAAGTATCCTGTCAAATACCCAACTAAACTACTACGTAtgcattttttattagttttgtcCCCTTAACAAATGCATAAACAACCAAATTATGAGCTTAAACAGGACTTGTCAAATTAAATACAGTGATGAACATATCTTTACAACACATACTTGGAGATAGATTGAGAGAGTCAATTTCAAAGGCTGGATgataatgttaataaaaatcACCAACTAACTGCTTGACTATGCATGTTGTGCGaggggaaagagaaaagaaaagagaaaacattCATATTGCAGAATACAATCGAACTAAACGTAAAGAATCGAAGCTAGTCTCCAGACGCCATTCCCTCTGCTTTTTGCTAAGTGGTCTTCCTTTCCCAGCTTTTTCTCGATTTATTCTCACGTCTGCTAAACCCCAGATGCAACATTTTGTTTCCATATCAAATGAGACCAGCCTGAAAACACCATCAGCTTCCGAAAGTTTACCGCTGTCAGCTACCTCAGTCACATATTTCACATAAAGAGAGCGGTCCTTGAACCGGTCTAGATCCTGTGGTATTCGAACTACTCTTTCAACACCAGGAGATGAAACCTGCAAGTAAAACAGGTTTTTAGATCTGACAGCTAAATGATTTAAGTGTGATGTGTAACCAAATACAAGTTTCAGCTTTAAGGCATTAATCGCCACTAATTTCTGCTCCTAAAAAAGCCATGGTACTTGGCCATGTCTGGAATTTAGTGTACTTAACCTAAGGTTGCCTGCTTTAAGTGGTCATTAAATAGGTTTGCCCATTCAGAAAATACACTATTTTGACCACAATCACAGAGAAATAATGGAAAGCAAAATAATAGTGATTACGAAACATCATCACCTCCAAGGTTATATTCTCTGCTACTGATCGAGCAAGTTCAGCTTCATCCAATTTTGCTCTGTAGCTTACAGAAAAAGCTTCAATGTCTTCCATACTGGGGGAACCAGATCTGTCAGATCATTATAAATTAGATTCGAGAggcattcttttattttttaagaagaTGGTTTATAATGGGAAGAAAAATAGTAAAGAGCCGACTGAGAACAACTAAATTATACAAAACTTAAAGAAATCATGACACTGGTTAATTtacaaaacttaaaagaaatcaTGACACTGGAAGctatattaataaacaaaaggCCATCACAAATTCTTTGATTTCACATGCTAACATGACACTTTGCAAGGCTAAAGGGACGACACCACTCCATGAATTTTTAGAATCAGCAGCATAAAGGAAACCATATCAGAAGTAAAAAGATACCATCAATATGGAAATTCAACTGCTTGAAGCTCAATTGCTCGTACAACCTCAAATCTTACCATAAGAAATTTGCAATAGTTGAATGATTAACCAGTAACTTAAAGGCTCCACTTTCAATAAGATGCTAAGCATTAAGATGGGAAATGTTCAAGAATACCCCATTAAATTTATGTGTATCATTCAACATTAAAACTTTGATTATTCATTAGATGATTCCTGCAAACAGAACTCCATACACTCAGGTGTAACAGTATAACAGGATTGTCAGGAAAAAATATCACCACATTATTAATTAAGAAAGCAGGTTTACCAGCATTTCTCAATTGAAAGAAAGAAGTGCCAATAAATGCTTACTTATTTGTAAGCCTTTCAATGCGGACTTGAATGGAAGAATTCGACAACGTTTTGAAGGCATATATACCCAAATCACCACCAAAGGATTGACATACATCCTCAGCTAACAATAAAGCTTCTTTATCCCACCATGTTCCAGCAAGAGAAATTCCTCCTCCTCCAGCTCCATCACCGACCTTAAAAATATACACTCATGTTTTAGCAAATTGGGTAAGCTTTGACCAAAAAGAATATAGGAAATGTTGCCAATAACTATTGTTGTAGAACACTAGAACTTACATAAAGTTCAGTTTCGTCTTCTGTGTACTCTTCTTCaaagaaatcatcatcatcatcattgtcTATCATCAATTCATCTATGCAGTCAAGAAACATTCATTTAGACATGAGAAGTTTATTCAACATGTAAGAACtctattaaaattgtaaagaaagaaataggtAAACATTATTCGGTAGAAACTTTAAGCAATTAACATAAGCAGGGGTAGAACAAAGCTTAGTCAAGTCAATTCTCAATACAGTATAAATCTCGTCTCTCAAGCTCCAGTCTGACTGTAAATTCAACATGGCAACATGCTCAATCGAGTTTTACTTTTCAAACTTGAGCTCAACTAAGGAGAGAATTCAAGTTAATAGAGCGTATGTATACTTACCTAGTTAATAGAGCGTATGTATACTTAcctataattgatatttatatatatagctttcagagaaaaaaaaaaaggagctGCTAAGATGCTTGTACAGGACTACTCGAGTTAAACCAGCTCAAGCTCGATTCGACTAGTCCCGAGCATTTCCCGAGTTGGGTCAGCTCTCAACTCACCCCCCCCCCTAAGGCTAAAAAAAccagtaattttttttcttgaaattcctAACTTCTGTTTACCTTTCATTAGCAACCAGCCAACCACATTGAGCAGAAATACTGTAGCTAAAAAGAAACCAACAATCACGCACCCATAGAGCAAATGGGTATGTAGCATTCATAAAATTACCATCTTCGAAGTCATCAAAAAGAAGCAGTTCATCTTCCTCGTCATCGTCGTCCATTGAAACTTCTTCAACAAGGGTTGGCTCCAAAAGCGGCTCAGACTTGGAGTTCTTCTTCCTGGCGTGAATTGCAAACGGAGAAGACGACTTGTTTGAGATTCTAGCCAAACGGTATGTCCGAAACGGGGACGAAACCTTGTGTGCTGAGCTTGGAGGCTTGTAAAAGCTACAAGTAGTGGCGGTGGATGGCGGTGATACCGGTGGTGGAAGTGGAGGCGGAGGTGATACTGGAATTGCAAACTGCTTAAAATTCCAACCCGAAACTAATAAATCCATTCTTGAAATCACCAATAATTTGAAAGAgtgttgattttcttttttcctgaATGCTATGAACAACAGTGCTGTCAAGGCAAATGTGTCTGAGGATATAGAACGAAGCGAAACAAAAACGCAACTCCTATGGAAAGAGTTTACTAAACGGTGTCGGATACTGGTTAGTTTCGTGTTTTCGGCTTTGttatcaagtatttattttatttgatacctaattttttgataattgattTAGGCCTTATTTgataaagtattaaaataaattcaattaactaaaaaataatatttttaaaatacatttgataatttacaatgaaatttattaaataatttttttacaaaaactgTGGAAAATGATAAGTAGATAGGGACTTATTTATCTAATAGAgaataaattcaacaatttttttattttagtctattttagggtttaaatactgaaaaattaagtattgaatttatactataaaattgtttgatatatGTGGTTGATAAactgaaatttaataattttggatggttttagatgaaagataaatatgttaatttggaaattttattcaacacttttttgttgaaattttatattaaataaaaaatttaaaatgattatcaaacacatttaaaaaattaaatgttgaaaattttcaatgatttatcaaaacagtcttagtaaaattaagcatttaattttgaaaattcattatttcataattttaaccatattaatatggtattatttattttattttgaa
This sequence is a window from Gossypium raimondii isolate GPD5lz chromosome 5, ASM2569854v1, whole genome shotgun sequence. Protein-coding genes within it:
- the LOC105770717 gene encoding uncharacterized protein LOC105770717; protein product: MDLLVSGWNFKQFAIPVSPPPPLPPPVSPPSTATTCSFYKPPSSAHKVSSPFRTYRLARISNKSSSPFAIHARKKNSKSEPLLEPTLVEEVSMDDDDEEDELLLFDDFEDDELMIDNDDDDDFFEEEYTEDETELYVGDGAGGGGISLAGTWWDKEALLLAEDVCQSFGGDLGIYAFKTLSNSSIQVRIERLTNKSGSPSMEDIEAFSVSYRAKLDEAELARSVAENITLEVSSPGVERVVRIPQDLDRFKDRSLYVKYVTEVADSGKLSEADGVFRLVSFDMETKCCIWGLADVRINREKAGKGRPLSKKQREWRLETSFDSLRLVRLYSAI